In the Brevundimonas sp. MF30-B genome, AGAGAAGCCGCGCCGCTTTCGGGGCCCCGCACGGCCTGGGCCAGCGGCGCCAGGGGCGTGAACACGACGGCCCCCGCGGCCGCGGCGGCCACGGTCGTCTTCAGAACGCGCTTTCTGGCCAATGCCCCGGACATGCCCGCCGAACCTGCCCGAGGTCGCCTTTCATCGCGGTTAACGGTTGGTGAGCGCGGCGATCGGCCGCTTGCATTCGGACGGGCGGAGGCCGACATCGTGTCCATGGCTTCCGACCCCGAGTACCCGCGCCTCAGCCCCTGGTCGACGGGACTGCGCTGCCGCTGCCCACGCTGCGGCAAGGGCCCGCTCTTGCATCGGTATCTGAAGATCCGCGACCACTGCCCCGAATGCGCCCTGGACTACAGCTTCGCCGACCCGGCGGACGGGCCGGCCTTCTTCGGCATGTCGATCGTCGGCGTGATCGGCATGATGGCCTTCATGGCGTTCGAATTCACGGTGCAGCCGCCGATCTGGGTGCATATGGTGGTGACGCTGCCCCTGCTGGCGCTGAGCTGCCTAGCGGTGCTGCCGCCGCTGAAGGGCTGGCTGGTGGCCGAGCAATATGTCCATAAGGCCGCCCCGCCCGAGTTCGAGAGCGTGGGCCGCCATGGAGAAGGATACGGCTGGAAGGGGCAGGCCGAACGCGCCGCGCGGCGCACGCGCAAAGACGAAACGCCCAGCGCCTGAAAGTCGCCACGCTTTCCCGCTCAGCTTGCAGCCAGCCTAGGGAGGGCGGATGGCGGCGGCCCGGCTAGCGATCGACCATCAGAGGGGCGCGGCCGTCATCATGGCCTCGGCCTTGGCGCATGCCCTGCTCATCGCCCTGCTGGTCTGGCGCGCGGGTCAGGAGGCGATCCTGCCGCCTCTCGTTCAGCCGCCCGTCATCCTGATCGAGATCGAGCCCAGGCCGCTGATCCGGGAGGAAACGCCCCGGCCACGGCTCGCCCCCCCTCTTCCCACGCCCGCCACTCGGCCAGCGGTGTCGGGCCTGACGAACCCCGTTGCGCCGCCGCGCCCGCGGGAGGATGAGGACGAGCGCCCCAGCGCCCCCGCCCCGCGTCAGGCCGCCTCGACGCCCGGCGGAACGCTGGCCCCGGCCACGGACGACGCGTGGCGGCTGCGCCCCGAGACGACCGGCCAGGCCGTCGCTCGGTCCTTGAGAACCAGCCCGATCGGCTGCGCCAACCCCAGCCGGCTGAACAGCGTCGAACAGGCGATCTGCGCCGAGCGACTGGGCGAGGCTGCCGACCGGGCCGCCCCGATCACCGGAAGCGGAAACGCCGCGCGCGACGGTCGCTTCGCAAGAGACGGCGCCGCCGCCTTGGGCGCCTACGAATCACGCCGACGCCCGGCCTCGGGCGGGGTGGGCGTCAGCGGCATGTCGCCGGACTGCCCCGGCGGAAACCTGCGCGGCACCTGCGCCGGCGCACACCTTCCCGGCCACTATCAGCTGGACGAGAGCAATCCGCGCCGCTGAACTCAATCGCAGCGGCCGTCGACTGGGCGTGGCGGCCCTGGTCGCCGCCCTGCATCTGGCCGTGCTGGGGCCGATGGCCTGGCGGGTCGCCGCGCCCTCCAGACCCGTGCCTACCCCAGTCATGCTGATCGAACTGCAACCGCGCCCTAGCCCGGCGCCGGAAAGGCAGGGCGCAGAAGCCTCAGCCGAGAGTTCAAGCCCCTTGGCGCCGCCGATCCCGCGAGCGCCGCACGCCATCACCTCCCAAACCGCAGCCGCTGAGCCGGGGCCGCCCCTGGCGACGCAACAAGCGCCCGCTGCGACGGGGCCGGACCACGACGCCATCGCGCGAGGACTGGCCGGACTGTTCGGCTGCCGCGACCGCGCTCGTCTGTCTCAAGGGCAGCGCGACCGCTGCGACGACCGGCTGGCGGCGCGCGCCGACGGTCCGGAGATGCGCAATCCCGCGACCGACGCGCCTTTCGTCGCCGATGGACGCCGCGCCCTTGCCGCGCGGGAAGCTCAGAGACAGCCCCTGGCAGGCGGCGTGGGCGTGATGGGCCCGGCGGACTGTGTAGGCTCGAACTTCGGGACAGGATGCGCCGGCGCCCATCTGAGCGATCGACACGGCGTCGACATGCGCCAGGGCGCGACGATCAACATTCGCCAGCGCAGCAACAAACTGGACTGAGCCGATTTCACCGGTGCGTACGACAGTTCAGGTCGTGCAGCATCGCGCCGAGGTCGATCAGGCCGTTCACGGCCAGCGTCGCCGAAAACACCGCCAGCGCGCGCCGGCAGGATCAATGCGCGACGATCCGAACGATCCAGAACCAGCAGGACAGCCCCCTCCTTAGATCCTGCTCACAGGAGCGCAGCTTGTCGCGCAAAGAAAAAGGGCGGCGCCTTTCGACCCCGCCCTCTTCTTGGGTTCGAAAGATCCGGATCAGCCTTCCGACTGCTCCAGCTCCAGAGCCAGATCGGCGGGCAGCGGCTCGACCGCGTCCTCACGGGCCTGGGTCAGTTCGGCGTCGCGCTCGTTGGCGATCTTCTGCATCGCGCGCAGGTAGGCGCCGGTGCCGGCCGGGATGAGACGGCCGACGATGACGTTTTCCTTCAAGCCTTCCAGCGTGTCCTTCTTGCCGTTGACCGAGGCGTCGGTGAGGACGCGGGTGGTCTCCTGGAAGGACGCCGCCGAGATGAAGCTGCGGGTCTGCAACGAGGCCTTGGTGATGCCGAGCAGGACGGGCTGGGTGATGGCCGGACGGCCGCCACGCTTCTCGACCTTCTCGTTCTCGGCCACGGCCTCGGCCACCTCGACCGTGTCGCCACGGATCAGGGTGGTCTCGCCCGAGTCGATGATCTCGACCTTCTGCAGCATCTGGCGAACGATCACCTCGATGTGCTTGTCGTTGATCGGCACGCCCTGCAGTCGGTAGACCTCCTGCACTTCGTTCACCAGGTATTCGGCCAACGCCTCGACGCCCTGGATGCGCAGCAGATCGTGCGGATCAGGGTTGCCGTCGATGATGTAGTCGCCCTTCTGGATCAGATCGCCGTCGTGGACGGAGATGTGCTTGCCCTTGGGGATCAGGAACTCGACCGGCTCGGCCTGGTTGCCGTCCGCGTCCGGCTCTGGCGTGATCTTGATGCGGCGCTTGTTCTTGTAGTCGCGGCCGAATTCGACGCGGCCGTCCATCTCGGCGATAACCGCGCAGTCCTTCGGACGACGAGCTTCGAACAGTTCGGCCACCCGCGGCAGACCCCCGGTGATGTCGCGCGTCTTGGCGCCCTCGGTCGGAACACGGGCGATGATCTCGCCCGGCTTGACCTCGTCGCCGTTGTTCACCGACAGAACCGCCCCCACCGGGAGCAGGTAACGAGCGTCGGAGCCCGAAGCCAGCTTGGCGTAGGCGTCGCCCACGGTGATGCCCATGGCCGGACGCAGGTCCGAACCGCGAGGGCTGGCGCGCCAATCGGAGACGACCCGTTGCGCGATGCCGGTGGCCTCATCGGTTTCTTCCTTGACCGACAGGCCCTCGACCAGATCCTCGAAGCGGATCAAGCCGCCGACTTCGGTCAGGATCGGGGTGGTGTAGGGGTCCCACTCCGCCAGACGTTGGCCCTTCTTGACCTCGGCGCCCTCGGCCACGCGGATGCGCGCACCATAGGGAGCCTTGTGGGTCTCGCGGTCCTTGCCGTCGACGACCACAGTCACGACGACGTTGCGGCTCATGGCCACCAGATCACCATGCGCCGCTTTGACGGTCGGGCCGACGATCTTGATCACACCGGCGTTGGTCGCCTCGAAGAAGGAGGTTTCCGCCACCTGAGCGGTGCCGCCGATGTGGAAGGTCCGCATCGTCAGCTGGGTGCCCGGCTCGCCGATCGACTGAGCCGCGATGACCCCCACCGCCTCGCCGATGTTCACCTGGGTGCCACGTGCAAGGTCGCGGCCGTAGCACATGGCGCAGATGCCGGCTTCCGCCTCGCAGGTCAGAGCCGAGCGGACCTTGACCGACTGGACGCCGGCCGAGTCCAGAACCTCGATCTCTTCTTCCTGAAGATAGGTGTCTGCCGGGAACAGGACGGTGTCGCCGCCCGGCTCCTTGATGTCCTCGGCAGCGTAACGGCCCAGGACGCGCTGGCCCAGCGAGACCAGGACGTCGCCGCCCTCGACCACCGCGCGCAGGGTGATGCCGCGCGTCGAGCGGCAATCTTCCTCGGTGACGATGGAGTCCTGCGCCACGTCCACCAGACGGCGGGTCAGATAGCCCGAGTTGGCGGTCTTCAGCGCGGTGTCGGCCAGCCCCTTGCGGGCGCCGTGGGTCGAGTTGAAGTACTCAAGGACGGTCAGGCCCTCCTTGAAGTTCGACACGATCGGCGTCTCGATGATCTCGCCCGACGGCTTGGCCATCAGTCCGCGCATGCCGCCCAGCTGTTTCATCTGCGCCTGGGAACCGCGGGCGCCGGAGTTGGCCATCATGAACACCGAGTTGACGTCAGGCCGTTGGCCTTCGATCAGCTGTCGGGGTTGCGCGATCTCGGCCATCATGGCGTCGGCGATCCGGTCCGTGGCCTTGGCCCAGGCGTCGACGACCTTGTTGTACTTCTCGCCCTTGGTGATCAGACCGTCAGCATACTGCTGCTCATACTCCTCGACCTGGGTGCGGGTCTCGGCGACGAACTCGACCTTCTTGGCTGGAATGACGATGTCGTCCTTGCCGAAGGAGATGCCCGCCTTGGCCGCTTCGCGGAAGCCCAGCCCCATCATCTGGTCGGCGAAGATCACCGTCGCCTTCTGACCGCAGTGGCGATAGACCACGTCGATCAGATTGCCGATTTCCTTCTTGGTCAGGTTCTTCTCGAGCAGGCGATAGCCGACGTTCGGGTTCTTGGGCAGGATGGCGCCCAGCTTCATCCGGCCTGGCGTCGTGTCGATCACCTTGGTGACCAGCTCGCCCGACGAATCCATCTCGGTCCAGCGGGCCTTGATGCGGGTGTGCAGGCTGACCACGCCGGCATCCAGCGCCGCGTCGATCTCGCCGATATTGGCGAACAGCTTGCCCTCGCCCGGCTCGCCGTCCTTGACCAGCGACAGGTAGTAGAGGCCGAGCACGATGTCCTGCGACGGCACGATGATCGGCTTGCCGTTGGCGGGCGACAGGATGTTGTTGGTCGACATCATCAGCACGCGCGCTTCCAGCTGGGCCTCAAGGCTCAGCGGGACGTGCACGGCCATCTGGTCGCCGTCGAAGTCGGCGTTGAAGGCGGCGCAGACCAGCGGGTGCAGCTGGATGGCCTTGCCCTCGATCAGCTTGGGCTCGAACGCCTGGATGCCCAGACGGTGAAGCGTCGGCGCCCGGTTCAGCATGACCGGGTGTTCGCGGATGACCTCTTCCAGGATGTCCCAGACCTGAGGCTGCTCGCGCTCGACCATGCGCTTGGATTGTTTGACGGTGCCCGACAGGCCCTTGGCGTCCAGGCGCGCGTAGATGAACGGCTTGAACAGCTCCAGCGCCATCTTCTTGGGCAGGCCGCACTCGTGCAGCTTCAGCTCGGGTCCGACCACGATGACCGAACGACCCGAATAGTCGACACGCTTGCCCAGCAGGTTCTGACGGAAGCGGCCCTGCTTGCCCTTCAGCATGTCAGCCAGCGACTTGAGCGGACGCTTGTTGGCGCCGGTGATGACCCGGCCGCGACGGCCGTTGTCGAACAGGGCGTCGACCGATTCCTGCAGCATCCGCTTTTCGTTGCGGATGATGATGTCAGGGGCGCGCAGCTCCATCAGCCGCTTCAGGCGGTTGTTGCGGTTGATGACGCGGCGATACAGGTCGTTCAGGTCCGAGGTGGCGAAGCGGCCGCCGTCCAGCGGCACCAGCGGGCGCAGTTCCGGCGGAATCACCGGCACGACCGTCAGGATCATCCACTCGGGCTTGTTGCCGCTTTCGAGGAAGGCCTCGATCAGCTTCAGGCGCTTGGAGGCCTTCTTGGCCTTCATTTCCGAGGGGCTGTCGGCCAGTTCGGCGCGGTGCTTCTCGGCCTCGGCGTTCAGGTCGATGCCCATCAGCAGATTGCGCACGGCCTCGGCGCCGATCTCGGCGGTGAAGCCGTCATCGCCGAACTCTTCCTGATAGCGATAGAATTCGTCTTCCGTCAGCAGCTGGTTCTGCTTCAGCGGGGTCAGGCCCGGCTCGGTGACGATGTAGTTTTCGAAATAGAGCACGCGCTCCACGTCCTTCAGCGCCATGTCCAGCATCAGCGAGATGCGCGACGGCAGCGACTTCAGGAACCAGATGTGGGCGACCGGAGCAGCCAGCTCGATGTGGCCCATCCGCTCGCGGCGAACGCGGGCCAGGGTGACCTCGACGCCGCACTTCTCGCAGATGATGCCCTTGTATTTCATACGCTTGTACTTGCCGCACAGGCATTCGTAGTCCTTGGTCGGGCCAAAGATAC is a window encoding:
- a CDS encoding DUF983 domain-containing protein yields the protein MASDPEYPRLSPWSTGLRCRCPRCGKGPLLHRYLKIRDHCPECALDYSFADPADGPAFFGMSIVGVIGMMAFMAFEFTVQPPIWVHMVVTLPLLALSCLAVLPPLKGWLVAEQYVHKAAPPEFESVGRHGEGYGWKGQAERAARRTRKDETPSA
- the rpoC gene encoding DNA-directed RNA polymerase subunit beta', whose amino-acid sequence is MNQEVLNIFNPVPVAPTFDQIRIALAAPEKIRSWSFGEIKKPETINYRTFKPERDGLFCARIFGPTKDYECLCGKYKRMKYKGIICEKCGVEVTLARVRRERMGHIELAAPVAHIWFLKSLPSRISLMLDMALKDVERVLYFENYIVTEPGLTPLKQNQLLTEDEFYRYQEEFGDDGFTAEIGAEAVRNLLMGIDLNAEAEKHRAELADSPSEMKAKKASKRLKLIEAFLESGNKPEWMILTVVPVIPPELRPLVPLDGGRFATSDLNDLYRRVINRNNRLKRLMELRAPDIIIRNEKRMLQESVDALFDNGRRGRVITGANKRPLKSLADMLKGKQGRFRQNLLGKRVDYSGRSVIVVGPELKLHECGLPKKMALELFKPFIYARLDAKGLSGTVKQSKRMVEREQPQVWDILEEVIREHPVMLNRAPTLHRLGIQAFEPKLIEGKAIQLHPLVCAAFNADFDGDQMAVHVPLSLEAQLEARVLMMSTNNILSPANGKPIIVPSQDIVLGLYYLSLVKDGEPGEGKLFANIGEIDAALDAGVVSLHTRIKARWTEMDSSGELVTKVIDTTPGRMKLGAILPKNPNVGYRLLEKNLTKKEIGNLIDVVYRHCGQKATVIFADQMMGLGFREAAKAGISFGKDDIVIPAKKVEFVAETRTQVEEYEQQYADGLITKGEKYNKVVDAWAKATDRIADAMMAEIAQPRQLIEGQRPDVNSVFMMANSGARGSQAQMKQLGGMRGLMAKPSGEIIETPIVSNFKEGLTVLEYFNSTHGARKGLADTALKTANSGYLTRRLVDVAQDSIVTEEDCRSTRGITLRAVVEGGDVLVSLGQRVLGRYAAEDIKEPGGDTVLFPADTYLQEEEIEVLDSAGVQSVKVRSALTCEAEAGICAMCYGRDLARGTQVNIGEAVGVIAAQSIGEPGTQLTMRTFHIGGTAQVAETSFFEATNAGVIKIVGPTVKAAHGDLVAMSRNVVVTVVVDGKDRETHKAPYGARIRVAEGAEVKKGQRLAEWDPYTTPILTEVGGLIRFEDLVEGLSVKEETDEATGIAQRVVSDWRASPRGSDLRPAMGITVGDAYAKLASGSDARYLLPVGAVLSVNNGDEVKPGEIIARVPTEGAKTRDITGGLPRVAELFEARRPKDCAVIAEMDGRVEFGRDYKNKRRIKITPEPDADGNQAEPVEFLIPKGKHISVHDGDLIQKGDYIIDGNPDPHDLLRIQGVEALAEYLVNEVQEVYRLQGVPINDKHIEVIVRQMLQKVEIIDSGETTLIRGDTVEVAEAVAENEKVEKRGGRPAITQPVLLGITKASLQTRSFISAASFQETTRVLTDASVNGKKDTLEGLKENVIVGRLIPAGTGAYLRAMQKIANERDAELTQAREDAVEPLPADLALELEQSEG